Proteins found in one Epinephelus fuscoguttatus linkage group LG4, E.fuscoguttatus.final_Chr_v1 genomic segment:
- the LOC125887299 gene encoding uncharacterized protein LOC125887299, translating to MAKSWRVTSLVALALLGCLVGTQVGAQDSVWSASSMTKGAPPPAPQRVYEPRPQVSPPQPQYSQAPKVQPPPPPQKAYEPRPQVSPPRPQVYEPRPQVSPPQPQYSQAPKVQPPPPPQKAYEPRPQVSPPRPQVYEPRPQVSPPQPQYSQAPKVQPPPPPQKAYDPRPQVSPPQPQVYEPRPQVSPPQPQYSQVPKVQRPPPPQRDYEPRPQVSPPQPQYSQVPKVQPPPPPQKAYEPRPQVSPPRPQVYEPRPQVSPPQPQYSQVPKVQPPPPPQKVYEPRPQVSPPRPQVYEPRPQVSPPRPQVYEPRPQVSPPQPQYSQVPKVQPPPPPQKVYEPRPQVSPPRPQVYEPRPQILPPQPQYSQVPKVQPPPPQAHDPRPQVSPPRPQVYEPRPQVSPPQPQYSQAPKVQPPPPPQKAYEPRPQVSPPRPQYSQGPKHFPYPRAFTDFQSPQEPQAPQPQQPPQPYEPYQPEQPHQPYQPYQPEQPHQPYQPNKPEQPHQPYQPTKPQQPHQPYQPTKPQQPHQPYQPTKPQQPHQLTSPQAPSKHQPSFQSCEVAENQKVPCGGPDITAATCEAISCCFDGRQCYFGKAVTIQCTKDAQFIVVVARDATLPNIDLESISLLGQGQGCTHVDSNSAFAIYQFPVTACGSIVMEEPGVIIYENRMVSSYEVGVGPLGAITRDSYYELLFQCRYTGASIETVVVEVFPLDKPPLPVAALGPIRVYMRLANGQCNTKGCNEVEVAYSSFYTDADYPVTKVLRDPVYVEVQLLEKTDPNLVLTLGRCWTTTSSNPHSLPQWDILTDGCPYRDDRYLSSLVPVGLSSGLDFPSHYRRFIFKMFTFVDINSMEPMKEQVYIHCSTAVCTAAAGHSCEPSCYRRKRDVKDVDRRRAEPQVVVSSGPVIMSSPQQ from the exons ATGGCAAAGAGTTGGAGGGTCACCTCTTTGGTGGCACTAGCACTGCTAGGGTGCTTAGTTGGGACACAGGTAGGAGCTCAGGACTCAGTATGGTCTGCATCATCGATGACAAAGGGCGCTCCACCTCCAGCACCGCAGAGGGTTTATGAACCAAGACCACAAGTTTCGCCACCACAGCCACAATATTCTCAAGCTCCAAAGGTTcaacctcctccaccaccacagaaggcttATGAACCAAGACCACAGGTGTCGCCACCACGGCCTCAGGTTTATGAACCAAGACCACAGGTTTCGCCACCACAGCCGCAATATTCTCAAGCTCCAAAGGTTcaacctcctccaccaccacagaaggcttATGAACCAAGACCACAGGTGTCGCCACCACGGCCTCAGGTTTATGAACCAAGACCACAGGTTTCGCCACCACAGCCGCAATATTCTCAAGCTCCAAAGGTTcaacctcctccaccaccacagaaggcttATGATCCAAGACCACAGGTTTCGCCACCACAGCCTCAGGTTTATGAACCAAGACCACAGGTTTCGCCACCGCAGCCTCAATATTCTCAAGTTCCAAAGGTCCAGCGTCCTCCGCCACCACAGAGGGATTATGAACCAAGACCACAGGTTTCGCCACCACAGCCTCAATATTCTCAAGTTCCAAAGGTCCAACCTCCTCCGCCACCACAGAAGGCTTATGAACCAAGACCACAGGTGTCGCCACCACGGCCTCAGGTTTATGAACCAAGACCACAGGTTTCGCCACCACAGCCTCAATACTCTCAAGTTCCAAAGGTCCAACCTCCTCCGCCCCCACAGAAGGTTTATGAACCAAGACCACAGGTTTCGCCACCACGGCCTCAGGTTTATGAACCAAGACCACAGGTTTCGCCACCACGGCCTCAGGTTTATGAACCAAGACCACAGGTTTCGCCACCACAGCCTCAATACTCTCAAGTTCCAAAGGTCCAACCTCCTCCGCCCCCACAGAAGGTTTATGAACCAAGACCACAGGTGTCGCCACCACGGCCTCAGGTTTATGAACCAAGACCACAAATTTTGCCACCACAGCCGCAATATTCTCAAGTTCCAAAGGTCCAACCTCCACCGCCTCAGGCTCATGATCCAAGACCACAGGTGTCGCCACCACGGCCTCAGGTTTACGAACCAAGACCACAGGTTTCGCCACCACAGCCTCAATACTCTCAAGCTCCAAAGGTCcaacctcctccaccaccacagaaggcttATGAACCAAGACCACAGGTGTCGCCACCACGGCCTCAATATTCTCAAGGGCCAAAGCATTTTCCATATCCACGAGCATTTACTGATTTTCAGTCTCCCCAAGAACCACAGGCCCCTCAACCACAGCAACCACCTCAACCATATGAACCATACCAACCGGAGCAACCACATCAACCATATCAACCATATCAACCGGAGCAACCACATCAACCATACCAACCAAATAAACCAGAGCAACCACATCAGCCATACCAACCAACTAAACCACAGCAACCACATCAACCATACCAACCAACTAAACCGCAGCAACCACATCAGCCATACCAACCAACTAAACCGCAGCAACCACATCAACTGACATCACCACAGGCACCTTCCAAACACCAACCTTCTTTCCAGAGTTGTGAGGTGGCAGAGAACCAGAAAGTCCCATGTGGTGGTCCTGATATCACTGCTGCTACATGTGAAGCGATTAGCTGCTGCTTTGATGGCCGACAGTGCTACTTTGGAAAAGCAG TGACTATCCAGTGCACCAAGGATGCCCAGTTCATCGTGGTAGTAGCAAGAGATGCCACTCTGCCCAACATTGACCTCGAATCAATCTCACTCTTGGGACAGGGCCAGGGCTGTACACATGTTGACTCGAACTCAGCATTTGCCATCTACCAGTTTCCTGTCACAGCCTGTGGCTCCATTGTTATG gAAGAGCCTGGTGTTATAATCTATGAGAACAGGATGGTTTCCTCATATGAAGTGGGAGTTGGACCTCTTGGAGCCATTACCAGAGACAGCTACTATGA ATTGCTCTTCCAGTGTAGGTACACTGGCGCATCTATTGAAACTGTGGTCGTAGAAGTATTCCCGTTAGATAAGCCTCCTCTGCCAGTTGCTGCTCTGGGACCCATAAGAGTATATATGAGGTTGGCGAATGGACAATGCAATACAAAGGGTTGCAATGAAG TGGAAGTGGCCTATAGCTCTTTCTACACGGATGCAGACTATCCTGTGACCAAAGTACTGAGGGACCCTGTGTATGTGGAGGTGCAACTCCTTGAAAAGACAGATCCCAACCTTGTCCTGACTCTTGGTCGTTGTTGGACAACCACAAGCTCCAACCCTCACAGTCTGCCACAGTGGGACATTCTGACAGACGG GTGTCCATACAGGGATGATCGCTACTTGTCCTCACTGGTTCCAGTCGGTCTCTCCTCTGGTCTGGACTTCCCCAGTCACTACAGGCGTTTCATTTTCAAGATGTTTACCTTTGTAGACATCAATTCAATGGAACCCATGAAGGAACAG GTGTACATCCACTGCAGTACAGCTGTGTGCACTGCTGCTGCGGGTCACTCCTGTGAACCATCATGCTACAGAAGAA AGAGAGATGTCAAGGATGTGGACCGGAGGAGGGCTGAGCCGCAGGTTGTGGTTTCTTCCGGACCAGTGATCATGAGCTCCCCTCAGCAGTAA
- the LOC125887340 gene encoding uncharacterized protein LOC125887340, which yields MSVSSTHSSDSSSRRRRPAEHTQDLPWEQDPQAGHNHVQIDDRLCGGPQINLTDTPSSHQSICPVGCTTKRLPAHACLCDDSWEEIQSKRTIRAENEVEANKLVNNYRFGFRKWKSHVTARPFEVRSEVVKELYSELNVIKPHSGQLITCGNIAYVLLFGWWVSLAYLLISILMFATITGVPYGKLCWKLSCYFLWPFGKTIHEIGNTLRRCCEQAPDCECNIDGADDNSPVLLPSPTEVPISELPGRPLRSPYWHRISTYVWLLLGYPPLVVIHSVACFLSWILVFTIPVCKMNARTLGVILLLAPEDVSVSTCSQRKYQVYETRAVLCCYHAVNWYYYKYTVDGINVFAVNLLPLVIVALVIGYVDRENLYASSNVKFAIALCSIIPLSYYIGMGIASIAAQSNFAVGAVVNATFGSITELTFYITALIRGHRAANPCLQEVVKAALTGTLLGCILFIPGICMIIGGLRHSEQRFNSRSTGVSSALLFISVGGVFAPTLFSKAYGNLVCDACTNSTGGNSSGPFICHNCHYDLNNGTLFHDHVEPLVYTVSALLPTAYIIGLMFTLKTHSHIYDIHVGDGQVTGHNGPVVHWSRWRSLVILIMATVLTSACADLATEHIQPILNQPNISQYFIGVTILAMVPEIPEIVNGIQFALQNNISLSLEVGSCMAVQVCMLQIPILVLFNAFYDVGFVLLFSDLHLWASIFSVILVNYIFMDGKSDYFQGTALVVVYLILLALYYFAPSPAGC from the exons ATGTCTGTGTCATCCACACACAGCTCAGACAGCAGCAGCCGGAGGAGGAGGCCggctgaacacacacaag ATCTTCCATGGGAGCAGGACCCCCAGGCCGGTCACAATCACGTACAGATCGACGACCGACTGTGTGGAGGTCCACAGATTAATTTAACAGACACTCCATCATCACATCAGTCCATATGTCCTGTCGGGTGTACAACAAAACGCCTGCCTGCACACGCAT GTCTGTGTGATGACAGCTGGGAGGAGATCCAAAGCAAGAGAACCATCAGAGCGGAGAATGAAGTGGAGGCCAACAAACTGGTCAACAACTACAGG tttggTTTCAGAAAATGGAAGAGTCATGTGACGGCGCGTCCGTTTGAAGTCAGGTCAGAGGTTGTGAAAGAGCTCTACTCTGAACTGAACGTCATTAAACCACATTCAG GTCAACTGATCACATGTGGAAACATAGCGTATGTGCTTCTGTTCGGTTGGTGGGTCTCTCTGGCATATTTGCTGATCAGCATACTAATGTTCGCCACTATCACCGGTGTGCCGTACG GCAAGCTCTGCTGGAAGTTGTCCTGCTACTTCCTGTGGCCATTCGGCAAGACAATCCACGAG ATTGGAAATACATTGAGAAGATGTTGTGAGCAAGCACCAGACTGTGAGTGTAACATAGATGGGGCGGATGATAACTCACCAGTTCTGCTGCCTTCGCCTACAGAGGTGCCAATCTCAGAGCTGCCAGGACGACCTCTGCGCTCTCCCTACTGG CATCGCATCTCCACTtatgtgtggctgctgctgGGTTATCCTCCTCTGGTGGTCATCCACTCCGTGGCCTGCTTCCTCTCCTGGATCTTGGTCTTCACCATCCCCGTTTGCAAGATGAACGCACGCACACTGGGTGTCATTCTTCTCTTGGCTCCTgaggatgtttctgtgtccacCTGCTCACAGAGGAAG TATCAAGTGTACGAGACCAGAGCAGTGCTGTGCTGCTACCATGCTGTAAACTGGTACTACTACAAGTACACTGTTGATGGGATCAATGTGTTCGCTGTCA ACCTCCTCCCACTAGTAATAGTTGCCCTGGTAATTGGATATGTTGACAGAGAAAACCTGTACGCCAGCTCTAATGTGAAGTTCGCCATAGCACTCTGCTCCATCATACCTCTGTCTTATTATATCGGTATGGGCATTGCCAG TATTGCAGCCCAGAGTAACTTCGCAGTGGGTGCAGTGGTGAACGCCACCTTCGGCTCCATCACAGAGTTGACCTTTTACATCACAGCCCTGATCAGAGGTCACCGTGCTGCCAACCCGTGTCTGCAGGAGGTTGTCAAAGCAGCATTGACTGGCACGCTGCTTGGATGCATCCTCTTCATCCCC GGTATCTGCATGATAATCGGAGGGCTGAGACACAGCGAGCAGAGATTCAACAGTCGCTCGACAGGAGTGAGCTCTGCCTTGCTTTTCATCTCTGTAGGAG GTGTGTTTGCCCCCACACTGTTCTCTAAGGCTTATGGAAATCTGGTGTGCGACGCCTGCACTAACTCCACTGGAGGGAACAGCAGCGGGCCGTTCATCTGCCACAACTGTCACTACGATCTG aACAACGGTACCTTGTTCCACGACCATGTTGA GCCTCTGGTGTACACAGTGTCTGCCCTCCTGCCAACTGCTTACATCATTGGTCTGATGTTCACACTGAAGACGCACTCCCACATTTATGACATCCATGTTGGAGACGGACAGG TGACTGGCCACAATGGACCAGTGGTCCACTGGTCACGCTGGAGGTCTCTGGTCATCCTCATCATGGCCACTGTGCTCACGTCTGCATGTGCTGATCTTGCAACCGAGCACATCCAGCCCATACTAAACCAGCCCAACATCTCCCAG tATTTCATTGGGGTGACAATTCTCGCTATGGTTCCTGAGATCCCGGAGATTGTTAATGGGATCCAGtttgctctccaaaacaacatCAGTCTTAG CTTGGAGGTGGGGAGCTGTATGGCAGTTCAGGTCTGCATGCTGCAGATTCCAATTCTGGTCTTATTTAATGCCTTCTAT GATGTGGGGTTTGTGCTGTTGTTCAGTGACTTGCACCTGTGGGCCAGTATCTTCAGTGTGATTCTCGTCAATTACATCTTCATGGACGGCAA